In Flavobacterium lacustre, a genomic segment contains:
- a CDS encoding bifunctional YncE family protein/alkaline phosphatase family protein, protein MKTSLRFLLLLLLFAACSVKNTTLSTKPLWVISSPSGEQLTKIDKTGKTVIPNGRFITPAGKNISTAPHPYGLTLSPNGTIAVTANSGTNPLSITIIRDLLSEHPDVQQVPPGPATDKGVLASVFMGLAIAPDNKTIYVAGGQENKVYLFDAQTGIKRDSIDCAFSTESIDYRHGYIGDMKLSKDGKTLYAVDQIGFRMVILNTETKKLMHSVPVGRYPFGICLSPDEKKVYVANVGMFEYSYIKESNEKEAKIKSVGYPAFAYGSKEMQTGIQNDSIAIKGLGELNAAEAFSVFAINLEDALQPKVTAKIKTGHLVGALVEGIPAVGGSSPNSIVATYDYVFVSNGTNDNISVISISKDAVVNTIALKPDSRVKQFRGVIPFGLALSPDQKRLYVAESGINAVGVITVADQKVLGHIPTAWFPSKIEVSKDGEKLIIANAKGFGSGPNGGAAFQLGSEGSYIGSLMKGTVQIVTIPKDEQLQEMTQQVVANNFQFTNVTDSVFKSRANNPIPLYPGAQESPIKHIVFISKENRTYDEVFGQLKKGNGDSTLARYGENASFSNRKKTDSIANTTVMPNHLALARQFSISDNFYVDADVSADGHRWLTNTYPNEWCETATAASYGGNREFKEDSKAPGVFGMNGAAGAIYPEDYNEAGSMWDHLARHTVDFYNFGFSIMFEPALYKAEFKYTGIQQYVNFPMPEPLFERTSKMYPTYNTAIPDQFRIDQFIKEFNTKWMNGKGVMPPFSTVIIPNDHGADDRPEAGYPFRESYMADNDLAVGRIVEYLSHTPYWKNMLIVITEDDAQNGVDHVDAHRSILMVISPWVKRDYVGHQHYSFGSLFKTFWNILGMPYLNQYDAGATDLSALFTTKPNYAPYNALDVDSRIFNPQKALDPFDEKFNWKALKESPKIDNVEDMFRDSKEQDANRLENREKKQ, encoded by the coding sequence AAAATTGATAAAACCGGAAAAACGGTCATTCCCAACGGTCGTTTTATTACGCCAGCCGGTAAAAACATTAGTACCGCTCCGCATCCTTACGGATTGACTTTAAGTCCGAACGGTACAATTGCAGTTACGGCTAATTCAGGAACGAATCCTTTATCGATTACCATTATTCGGGATCTTTTATCGGAGCATCCCGATGTGCAACAAGTTCCTCCCGGACCAGCAACAGATAAAGGCGTATTGGCATCAGTATTTATGGGTTTAGCAATTGCTCCGGATAATAAAACGATATATGTTGCCGGCGGACAAGAGAATAAAGTATATTTATTTGATGCCCAAACCGGAATAAAAAGAGACTCTATAGATTGTGCTTTCAGTACTGAATCTATTGATTATCGTCATGGTTATATTGGTGATATGAAGTTGTCTAAAGATGGGAAAACCTTGTATGCGGTGGATCAAATAGGTTTCAGGATGGTAATTCTGAATACCGAAACCAAAAAGCTGATGCATTCTGTTCCTGTAGGGCGCTATCCGTTTGGAATTTGTTTGTCACCAGACGAAAAAAAGGTATATGTTGCTAATGTGGGCATGTTTGAATATTCTTATATAAAAGAAAGTAACGAAAAAGAGGCTAAGATAAAATCAGTTGGTTATCCGGCTTTTGCCTATGGTTCGAAAGAAATGCAAACGGGAATCCAAAATGATTCTATAGCCATTAAAGGTTTAGGTGAACTGAATGCGGCAGAAGCTTTTTCGGTATTTGCCATCAATCTTGAAGATGCTTTACAGCCAAAAGTTACTGCCAAAATTAAAACTGGACATTTAGTAGGTGCATTGGTAGAAGGGATTCCTGCCGTAGGTGGTTCCAGTCCCAACTCAATTGTAGCGACATACGATTATGTTTTTGTCAGTAATGGAACCAATGATAATATTTCGGTTATTTCTATCTCCAAAGATGCCGTGGTTAATACCATTGCGTTGAAACCCGATAGCAGAGTAAAGCAATTTCGAGGTGTAATCCCTTTTGGTTTGGCTTTGAGCCCTGATCAAAAGCGCTTGTATGTTGCGGAATCCGGAATAAATGCCGTGGGTGTTATTACTGTAGCGGATCAAAAAGTTTTGGGACATATCCCAACGGCTTGGTTTCCTTCTAAAATCGAAGTCAGTAAGGACGGCGAAAAACTGATTATTGCCAATGCCAAAGGATTTGGAAGTGGTCCTAATGGCGGAGCAGCTTTTCAGTTGGGTTCAGAAGGAAGTTACATTGGCTCTTTGATGAAAGGAACGGTTCAAATTGTTACAATCCCAAAAGACGAACAATTGCAGGAGATGACCCAACAGGTGGTTGCCAATAACTTTCAATTCACAAATGTAACGGATTCTGTTTTTAAAAGCAGAGCAAATAATCCCATTCCGTTGTATCCCGGAGCGCAAGAAAGTCCGATAAAGCATATTGTGTTTATCTCCAAAGAGAACAGAACTTATGATGAAGTTTTTGGACAATTAAAGAAAGGTAACGGAGATTCAACCTTAGCACGTTATGGTGAAAATGCTTCCTTTTCGAACCGAAAAAAGACGGATTCTATTGCGAATACTACAGTTATGCCGAACCATTTGGCTTTGGCCAGACAATTTAGTATTTCGGATAATTTTTATGTAGATGCTGATGTTTCAGCCGATGGTCACCGTTGGTTAACCAATACCTATCCTAACGAATGGTGCGAAACTGCCACAGCAGCCAGTTATGGCGGTAACCGTGAGTTTAAAGAAGACTCAAAAGCACCCGGAGTTTTTGGGATGAATGGAGCAGCGGGAGCTATTTATCCGGAGGATTATAATGAAGCAGGGTCGATGTGGGATCATTTGGCCCGTCATACCGTAGACTTCTATAATTTTGGTTTCAGCATTATGTTTGAACCGGCTTTATACAAAGCTGAATTTAAATACACGGGTATCCAACAATATGTTAATTTTCCAATGCCTGAACCTTTATTCGAAAGGACTTCAAAAATGTATCCGACTTATAATACCGCTATACCTGATCAATTTAGGATAGATCAGTTCATCAAAGAATTTAATACTAAATGGATGAACGGCAAAGGAGTTATGCCGCCATTTTCTACGGTTATTATTCCGAATGATCATGGCGCTGATGATCGTCCTGAAGCCGGATATCCTTTTAGAGAAAGCTATATGGCCGATAATGATTTGGCTGTAGGCCGAATTGTAGAATATTTATCTCATACGCCGTATTGGAAAAATATGTTGATTGTCATCACCGAAGATGATGCGCAAAACGGAGTCGATCATGTTGATGCGCATCGCAGTATATTGATGGTTATTTCTCCTTGGGTAAAAAGAGATTATGTAGGGCATCAACACTACAGTTTTGGCAGTTTGTTTAAAACGTTTTGGAATATTCTGGGAATGCCGTATTTAAATCAATATGATGCCGGAGCAACTGATTTGAGTGCTCTTTTTACCACTAAACCCAATTATGCGCCATACAATGCATTGGATGTTGATTCCAGAATTTTTAATCCTCAAAAAGCACTCGATCCATTTGATGAAAAATTCAATTGGAAAGCGCTCAAAGAGTCTCCAAAAATTGATAATGTTGAAGATATGTTTCGGGACAGTAAAGAACAAGATGCGAACCGTTTAGAAAACAGGGAGAAAAAACAGTAG